GAAGGACTTGTTATACCTACATATATCGGAAACATTCAGGGCTATCGTACTCCACCAAGCAGTCTGAACAGCTATCATGAGGAAGAACTCGGTACTGATCCAGCTTACCCTACCCTCATATATGGGAATAGGGTTTTTGGGGATCGAAGGCTCTGTATATAAATAGATCACGAACCATGTGAAGAATATAATTAGGAGAGGGCCTGCCACTAGATCTAGATATTTGATCCCCGTTATTCTTTTATAACCTACAAGAGCAACTATAGCTAGATATATTATAAATGTTATAGGAGTATATCTAAGGGATTCCGAGACTATAGCATCAGGTGGAAAGCCTGCTACAAGCATGGCTGAGGCTGTGATAGCCCATGCAGCTATATATCCATCAACACCATACCAGAAGATCGATACTATAGCTCTAACTAGAAGAGGAACTATAGATCCTCTCACACCAAAGGAAGATCTGAGCTGAACCGGGAATGGAATCCCGTATTTAACACCTAGCCAGCCATTAAGAGTCATGATCGCTGCAACAACACCATTGCCTATGAACGCAGCTATAAGGGCCTGTAGAAGGGATAGACCCAAGATCTGTGATAACCATCCTAGAAAGAAAATTGATGTAGTTATAGCCATAGAAAGTATCATAACCGTATAGGTAAAAGATCCTATTGTCCTCTGTGAAATAGGTGTTGGAAGAAGATCAGGGTGGTCTTTCGTGCCTATTACTCTAACTTCTACTAAACCCTCACCCAATTCAACCAACCGAAATATATTAACATATTAGTTTTAAATATTTTTCAAAAGAGGATATATTGGCATATATAATGAAAGGCCGTTGAAACGCTTAAAAGAGATTAACCTAAGTTAGAAATTATTGAGAAAGCATATGATCTAGGATACTATGAATATCCTAGGAGACTAAATCTAGAAATGCTTTCGAAAAAGATCTGTATGTCAGTATCTATGCCCTCTAAAATGTTAAGAGTTGCTAAGAAAAAGATTATTATGAAATATCTTAAAGCTATAGACAATTATTTAGACATCGAGTAGTAGAACTACATCGGCGGAGATCGCATCCAGCTTACCTAATCCTTATGTTACCCAGTACCTTGATAATGGATCTCTAATCCTGGTTAAAATTATAGATCATCTATTGCCGAATGTAGATCTTGAACTATAGAGCTTCATTCCTATCAGAGCTCCCATACCAAACATTGCTCCTGAGCTGTGTCCTATTTCCAAGAGATCTATCAGAGCTCCGATCATCTTGGGATCATTTGGATCTCTCAGAAGCTTCTCTAAAGGCTCATAGATAACCCCTTTAGAGGCTTTCCTAAGTATATATGCTGAGATCACAGTAGTCTTCTT
This DNA window, taken from Sulfolobales archaeon, encodes the following:
- a CDS encoding cytosine permease; translated protein: MGEGLVEVRVIGTKDHPDLLPTPISQRTIGSFTYTVMILSMAITTSIFFLGWLSQILGLSLLQALIAAFIGNGVVAAIMTLNGWLGVKYGIPFPVQLRSSFGVRGSIVPLLVRAIVSIFWYGVDGYIAAWAITASAMLVAGFPPDAIVSESLRYTPITFIIYLAIVALVGYKRITGIKYLDLVAGPLLIIFFTWFVIYLYTEPSIPKNPIPIYEGRVSWISTEFFLMIAVQTAWWSTIALNVSDICRYNKSFKTLYYGHTLGLIVPQVVGTLLGFIATSLTGGIYSPIDIIAKYSPTPILGLFGLVFAFLATASTNVTGDVPAATNAIIRIARIRWENAVIIATILAWLVIGP